Proteins from one Mucilaginibacter jinjuensis genomic window:
- a CDS encoding ABC transporter ATP-binding protein translates to MSNVTGNAIDWRLMRRVMHYVKPYRLTFGIAAFLTIFLAVIALVQPILIQRTLDKYIVVGDYNGLVFMVGLMISQLAIQTVAQYWQTYMTNALGQSVIKDLRMDVFNHIISLRLKYFDKTPIGMLITRTVSDLETIADIFSEGLISIAGDLLLVIAIVIYMLIEDWKLTLITLIPMPFLFLATYVFKEAIKSSFQEVRTQVSHLNTFLQEHISGVSIIQYFAREDQEMRKFVDVNRKYRDANIRSNWYYSIFFPVVEILFAVCMGLLVWYGCKRILSDGELANFSASKHGVTPGLIVAFISLLNLLFRPIRQLADKFNTLQMGMVGADRIFKVLDTDEVAVNTGRIKSGEIIGDIEFNKVWFAYNDENWVLKDISFHIKPGETLALVGATGAGKSSTINILNRFYEIGKGEVKVDGINLQEYETGFLRSKIATVIQDVFLFSDTIANNISLNNPDITLDQIIKAAKDVGAHEFIERLPGGYQYNVMERGATLSAGQAQLISFIRALVYNPAILVLDEATSSVDTETELLIQNAIDKLMEGRTAIVIAHRLSTIQKADKIIVLDHGEIKEIGTHQELLRIPNGFYRKLYDLQFNSAGISR, encoded by the coding sequence ATGAGTAATGTAACCGGAAATGCCATCGACTGGCGATTAATGCGGCGGGTAATGCACTATGTAAAGCCATATAGGCTTACGTTCGGTATTGCTGCTTTCCTCACTATATTTTTAGCGGTAATTGCGCTGGTGCAACCAATATTGATTCAGCGTACGCTGGATAAGTACATTGTGGTGGGCGATTATAATGGATTGGTGTTTATGGTTGGTTTGATGATTAGTCAGTTGGCTATACAAACCGTGGCGCAGTACTGGCAAACGTATATGACCAATGCGCTGGGCCAATCGGTAATTAAAGATTTGCGGATGGATGTGTTTAACCATATCATCAGCCTGCGTTTAAAATATTTCGATAAAACCCCTATTGGGATGTTGATTACCCGTACGGTATCGGATCTGGAAACTATTGCCGATATTTTCTCGGAAGGCCTGATCTCCATAGCCGGTGACTTACTGCTGGTAATTGCCATCGTAATTTATATGCTGATTGAGGATTGGAAGCTGACGCTGATTACCCTTATCCCAATGCCTTTTCTCTTTTTGGCTACGTATGTGTTTAAAGAAGCTATAAAATCATCGTTCCAGGAAGTGCGTACGCAGGTTTCGCATTTAAATACCTTTTTGCAGGAGCATATCTCTGGTGTTAGTATTATCCAATACTTTGCCCGCGAAGACCAGGAGATGCGCAAGTTTGTGGATGTGAATCGCAAATATCGCGATGCCAACATCCGCTCTAACTGGTATTACTCTATCTTTTTCCCGGTGGTCGAGATTCTGTTTGCCGTGTGCATGGGCTTATTGGTTTGGTACGGTTGCAAACGAATTTTATCTGACGGTGAACTGGCTAATTTCTCAGCCTCCAAACACGGCGTTACACCGGGACTAATCGTTGCTTTTATTTCATTATTGAACTTATTATTCCGCCCCATCCGCCAATTGGCTGATAAATTTAATACCCTGCAAATGGGTATGGTGGGGGCTGATAGGATCTTTAAGGTTTTGGATACCGACGAAGTTGCCGTTAATACAGGCCGCATCAAATCGGGTGAAATTATTGGCGATATAGAGTTTAACAAAGTTTGGTTTGCCTATAACGATGAAAACTGGGTATTGAAAGATATCAGCTTCCATATTAAACCGGGCGAAACACTGGCGCTGGTTGGTGCTACCGGCGCGGGTAAATCATCAACCATCAATATCTTGAACCGTTTTTATGAAATAGGCAAAGGCGAGGTAAAAGTAGATGGCATTAACCTGCAGGAATATGAAACCGGCTTTCTGCGTTCGAAGATTGCCACGGTGATCCAGGATGTTTTCCTGTTTTCTGATACCATTGCTAATAACATCAGCCTAAATAATCCTGACATTACTTTAGATCAGATTATTAAAGCCGCCAAAGATGTTGGCGCGCATGAGTTTATTGAACGCTTACCCGGCGGTTATCAGTACAACGTGATGGAACGTGGCGCAACTTTATCGGCAGGGCAGGCGCAATTGATCTCTTTCATCCGCGCGCTGGTTTATAACCCGGCTATTCTGGTTTTGGACGAAGCAACATCATCAGTAGATACTGAAACAGAATTGCTGATTCAAAACGCAATTGATAAACTGATGGAAGGCCGTACCGCTATCGTTATTGCGCACCGCCTATCCACCATCCAAAAAGCAGACAAGATCATCGTGCTCGATCACGGTGAGATCAAAGAAATTGGTACCCATCAAGAGTTATTACGCATCCCCAACGGTTTCTACCGCAAATTGTACGATCTGCAATTTAATTCGGCGGGGATAAGTAGATAA
- the truA gene encoding tRNA pseudouridine(38-40) synthase TruA — MAEQQRYFIELAYDGTNYHGWQTQPNAVTVQEMLNKALSTLLRQPIETLGCGRTDTGVHAKQFYAHVDVAPQPPKGGVEEGSGSPFKGLGDVSLAGLNALLPYDIAVSRIIPVDAEAHARFDATLRSYEYHVHFQKDPFKTKYSWLLRDRPDIELMNAGARIMMEYIDFSCFSKSNTQVFTNNCKISRAEWVENSDGSLTFHISADRFLRNMVRAIVGTMMMIGKKEITPEAIRQIIESKNRSKAGTSVPACGLYLTEVVYPYL; from the coding sequence GTGGCCGAACAACAACGTTATTTTATAGAACTCGCCTATGACGGTACCAATTACCACGGCTGGCAAACCCAGCCTAATGCAGTAACGGTACAGGAAATGCTGAACAAGGCCTTAAGTACTTTATTAAGGCAACCCATTGAAACCTTAGGTTGCGGTCGTACGGATACAGGGGTGCATGCGAAGCAGTTTTATGCGCACGTAGACGTTGCCCCCCAACCCCCTAAAGGGGGAGTAGAAGAGGGTAGCGGCTCCCCCTTTAAGGGGCTGGGGGACGTTAGTTTGGCAGGCCTTAATGCTTTGTTGCCTTATGACATTGCGGTGTCGCGTATTATCCCGGTTGATGCAGAAGCTCATGCCCGTTTCGATGCCACGCTTCGCTCTTATGAATACCATGTCCATTTTCAGAAGGATCCTTTTAAAACCAAATATTCGTGGTTGTTGAGGGATAGGCCAGATATTGAGCTGATGAATGCAGGTGCACGTATAATGATGGAGTATATCGATTTCAGCTGTTTCAGTAAATCAAATACCCAGGTGTTTACCAATAATTGCAAAATTAGCCGTGCTGAGTGGGTAGAGAACTCCGATGGCAGTTTAACCTTTCACATCTCGGCCGATCGCTTTTTACGTAATATGGTAAGGGCGATAGTTGGAACGATGATGATGATCGGCAAAAAGGAAATAACGCCCGAGGCTATCAGGCAAATAATAGAAAGCAAAAACCGCAGCAAAGCCGGTACATCTGTGCCTGCCTGCGGCTTATATTTAACAGAAGTAGTTTATCCATATTTGTAG
- a CDS encoding DUF4293 domain-containing protein, giving the protein MQSIYLFLAGLLIFALYLFPLAHNVDINGIPTTIKATGLYQIVNGQETHTEVFVALTAVTAIIGLLPIIIIFLYKNRKKQVTFCYSAILVVIGFSFWMAQTVKSVTGGITIGTNNMGIGLLLSSLSIVMLIFAAKAIQRDEKLVRSADRLR; this is encoded by the coding sequence ATGCAATCTATATACCTGTTTTTGGCAGGCCTTTTAATTTTCGCGCTTTATCTGTTCCCGTTAGCACATAATGTTGATATTAATGGCATACCCACTACGATTAAAGCTACCGGCTTATACCAAATAGTAAACGGACAGGAAACCCATACCGAAGTTTTTGTAGCCCTAACTGCGGTTACAGCAATAATAGGCCTGCTCCCCATCATCATCATTTTCCTTTACAAAAACCGCAAAAAGCAGGTTACGTTCTGCTACAGCGCCATACTGGTTGTTATCGGTTTTAGCTTCTGGATGGCGCAAACTGTTAAAAGCGTTACCGGCGGCATTACTATCGGCACCAACAATATGGGCATTGGTTTATTACTATCAAGCCTTAGCATTGTGATGCTGATTTTTGCAGCCAAAGCTATTCAGCGCGATGAGAAACTGGTGCGCTCTGCCGACAGATTACGATAA